cctcttctcttcccAGGGACGGTGGCTGAAGCATGTACTCCACATCACTTCCTTGCAAAGTATTATCACCCAAGGTTGCCTCTCTAGATAGGCACTGTGATGTATGATTCATGCCTTTCATGGGTGACTCACCAGCCCCTGGGGTTATTGCACATATCCCTGCATGGGTTTAAGGCAGGCAGCTCTCTGCAGTGGTAGAACTGCTAGCCCCTTTTTCCCTCCTGACCCACTGGGAGAGCACCAATCACACCTTTAGCTGTATCCTCAATCCTTTCCTCCCACCTCCTTGTCTTCAGGAATTTGATGAACCCTGTTCATCTAGCATGAAATAGAGACAGTGGATTTCCAAGGGTAACAAGACTTGGTTTCTTTGGCACCAAAAAGTATAGAAATATTCATAAATTGCCTATCTCTAGAGGCTTCAGAAGGGACCCGCTGTCACACATGCTGCTGTAATGCATTGCTATGATCAGTCTTACAGGCTGTTTATTGTCCCAGGGCCGATCCCAGTGTCAAAAGGATGAGAAGCCAAGTAGTCTTTATAGCTGCCATCAATCAgtttttctgcattgtttttgGCAAACCAGCAGTCAACTTGCTGCTGGCCATTGTAGATCCTCCTTTGCTTCCACACAACAGGAACAAGCCGGCCCTTCACTTTCAGAGTGTTTGTAAGGTTTGGCTGTAATGCTTCGGTTTGGTTTTGGCCAACTTGCTGTTGGTTTATGTTTAAAGATTCCTGAAGAAGTTTAACTTCGTGGCTCAAGAACTGACCTGCAATGCAATATAAAACACATCCCTTTAATAATTGTTTTGTGCCTTTGTATAAGtgattttttaaatagtttatATTTTGAGGGTTCTCAGAGTTACTTACAGCTTCTCTGCAATAGCAGGATGAGTCTAGGTCCTTAGATTCTTTATTGAAACTTGTAAAGACAGTGATTAGAGTAAGACCTTATTTCTCATCCATGTGTTAAGATACACTGACTAAAGAGATAAGTAGATGCTAAAGAGCTAAAAGAGCTTCTTAAGCTGCTAGTAGTAAGTTCCCCCCCTGTAGGCCATGGTTATTAGAGGATGATAGCCTATATGAAGACCATCAGCAAGTGGAAAAACTATCGAGGCCTATAACCCCAAGTTCTCCTCTCTAAACTTCTTAAGGTCTTTTAGGCAGATGCAAGGGGCCTGAATCCAAAACTCCATACTTGAAGGATCATCTCCTGCTTAGCCTGAGAATGCCTGAATGTCATGGAAACTATGACTTCAGCCTTAGTTCTACATATGTGTATGTCCATAAACATCACTTCTTGTCATCCAAAAGAGCCTAACTGTTCAGACATTCTCTGAACCTTCCTAAAGCCCAGGTGCTCTCAGCATGTGGGGATGGTTCATATTaaagcatttgaaagaaaagggtTACAGGAAATACTAATATTTCTTGATCTCAATCAGGCTCAAGAGTAAACAGCTCAGTCCTACGAAGGCAGACCTTCTGTACATATGGAAGCATAGAACTTGAAGGCTGTAAGCCAATGATCTCTGGCAATGCACTACCTCTGTGACCAGAGCTCTCTTTTGGGATCTGCAAGACCTCATCTGACTCTCCTTTCTGTTAGAGAGAGTCAGACCCAGCTCTGTTACACTCCTGAGAGCACGTAGTTGCTGATCTATTCTAATTTAGTACTGTTactgaagaacattttattGATGCCTTATTAGGGGTTCTTGTGAAATACTTGCATTCTCTCTCTGTATTATTTATCTCTGGAAGCTTCTAGTATGTGTATTAAAATGACATCTGCATTAAACAATCATTAAAATAGTGGTAATGGGTTGGTAACACAAGCACAGACATAGCTGGGATAGTGAGAGAGAGCTCATACAAAGCAAAATAggagaggagctgggaatgctggCAACAGAGGTCATTAACAAAAGGCAGTAGAAGTTACACCTGGTAACTTTACCTCCACATACCCTTTTCATTACCTCCTATTTCTGTCCTTTAAAACTGTTTGGAAGGATAATTTTTCTGTGGTTTACAGCTCTGAACTTGAGAATCTGTTACTTACCCAGTAACCCATGGGAGTCAGAAGAGAGGCCTTTACTGTTGGAGATGTAGAACCCCAGATGATCCTTCTGATATGGGGCTGGCTTCTTGTAGTGGTGGATGAGGATGACGAAGCTGATTGTGTCTCGAATCGTCACAGTGATGTTGGAATTGGCAGAGATGGACAcctccaggctgctgctccGCACAACAGCATTCCGGTCACAGGACAGAATAAGTCGTTCCCCATCATCCAGGATAATTCTGGTGGGTGTGATTTCCAGGTAAGATCTCTCTGGCTTATTGCTGAGGATAGTGATTGTGTTGAAGTAAGTCCGATGTTTCTTGTGGCCATTGGGTGGTGCAGGAGCTCCAATTAATTGTCCATTCACAGTTACACCTTGCAGGAATAGAACCAGTAAGTGAAAACTGGAACCAAGAACAGGCCTATTGTCTCAAAGATAGGAGCTTTGCAACCAACCCCATGCTGATATACCACCTCATGCTTGAATTATTTCACTAATCGGTATTCAAAACAGTTCTATCAGTGTGTTACAAATTGATAAACTTATATAGAGTACCTAAACTTACCCAAGCTAAGAAATACTGCCTAGCTTGGGAGGCAAGTGGCCTTAGCCCCTTTAGTCCCAGCCATGTGTACATAATACCCAGGATAGGATCAGTTGCTTCTTGGCATAGCCTCTTCCTAAGCTCTATCCAACTTCAGGACAACTTATAATCAGGACACGTacatgggttttttttgagCTCTATAAGAGAAATATTTACCTTGCTGACTACTATTACTCCACCAGCTATGGTATGATTTAACTAAACTATTTATTTGTTGCTAAGATTTTGGCAAACATAGGTCAAACACTGATCCTAGAGAAGTAAGGCAAGCTACTGGCAGGACTGTTTTTCCTCAGATCACCAGCTGGCATAGAGAATGAACGTCTTCCAGGAACAGGACCTGAACGTACCCAAGAGTTGCTGTATCTGAGGATCTCGTGGCAGTTCACATTTTGAGACTGATGTCCCTCATTGTCTGACTCTTAAGAACCTGTAACCTGGGTAGCTGCAGAGTAATGTCTACTACCTTGGCCACAACATTAAAGATGGAGTAGGACCCACTGAGGGAATAGCCTGAACTACGACAGTGTGATGTGTTAAACCTTTTCAGCTGCCAATGCAAGAAATCCAGGCTCTCTTTGAGAGGCTGCAGAGGAGTACCCTAAATCTGCACTCTGggttattttcagttttaccaGCAGTGTCCTTGCAGCTTCCCTCAGATCTGACCCAAAAGAAACACTTTCAGGGAGTTCAAGATGCAGATCCCACTGAGCCAACTGAAGCCTTGAGGTCCAAAGAAAGATTCCCAATCATTTTAATTACCTTTGTGACTTCCTGCCTGTAAAAAGTGGCTTATTTCCCACAGGTCTTTGCACAGCTACTATATAGAATTGTGGTATCGTTGAAAGGGGccattaaagatcatctagtccaactctcctgcagtgaacagggaacAGCAAGGGAAGAAGCTTGTGGCTAATCCAACCTAGACCCAAGACATCAACACACAGGTGAAATTTCTCTACCCCTCATAATTCCTGAGGGATTCTATTATTTCCATCTTCACAGACTCAAGAGGCGAGTTCTACAGAATCCGCTTTCCTTAAACTCATTCTGGATTTCAGCCATGGAATCGCTCAAGTAGTAGCACATACACATACGTAGTCTGCGAAAGAAATCTAGGGGAAACACTGCCAGGATCTGGATTTTATTTACCAAGGCAGGCATGAATGCAGAAATATGGAGGGTAGaccacagaaaataattattgtGCCTTTATTGTTGGAGCTGTTTATCTCCTTTTGTAAAACAAGTGTGTGAGTTACCCCTGGTTTTGACACCCCCTGCTTCCCACCATTTTCCTGCTTAGGACATAATCTGCTTATTAGCTGCCCTACTTAGAATTCCAGATCAGATCAGACCACAGTTTGGGCCTCTGGTTATCAGACTGGCTCGTGCAAAATAGATCCTGAATTGTGGGGGTTTTCTCAAGGCTATGGTAACTTAGTAAGCAGCTGGGTAGACCCTTTGCTAAAAAAGCCTCACTGCTTGGTTAATTTGTTTGGATACTTCACTCTGTCCTGGAGTAATCAATCTATCTGTGCTGTAAGCAGAGAGTGAAGTTCCAGTATACAAGGAATCTTGATGAATCTATGCTGCTAAATCTTTCATTTGCATGTTGTGACCTTGTAACTAGAGCGCTAGTGAAGCTGTGCTATCAAAGAAATGCATTGCTTCTGAACCAAATAGGTGAATTCCCTCTGGGATCTCTCAGCATTTGAGCATTAAAATGCCTGTGGCTGTTTACTCAGCTGTGTCTCTTCTGCTTGTTCTAGTACTGGTTAAGTACATCTCCCAGCCCAGACTGGACTCTCCTCAGCAGGACCTGAGCTCTCTAGTCTAGTACGCACACTTGAGAGGGTCTTGGCTGTTTTGTACATGATTGCCACTCCCTTGATTTTAGTCAATGAAGACCCTGACTTCCTTAACTGCTCACCAGATTCCTTATGATCAGAGACCAGTCGAAGAATGTCTCCCGGTTCTCCATCAATATTGAAGCAGACAGAGAACTTGCTGGAGGGAAAATCAATGACAAAGTGAGGGTCTCCATCCGCTGGGAAGACATGGAATGGAGACAAATGTGAGAGACATAAACAAAACTCCAGAGTTTAAGAATATAACAAAATTGCttttcaaatactgtttttttcctgttggtttttttttttttcttttttctttttcctaaggcCTGCTTATTGTTTTTAGATATTTTGCCAGGAAGCAccaagctttgctttgtttttcacaaagattgttttgtttttctcacagaAAGCATTGTGATTTCAATGAAAAATTGAAACCCAAAGTAGTCCAGGAGAAAATTGGGgtgttttcttcctgatataCTATGTCTTACGGGATTTACCATGCACGTGTCTAACATTCCTGTTTTTCATAGTCTGTTCATGGGCGACATCCCTGACAccatatataaatatatcctCTAACTAAATACTGCTGCATGGGCACACATCATCATCGGTGGGAACACTGAACCTTCCTGGCCAAGATCAGATTGGAGTCATCAATAACAGATTTTAAACAATTCCATGaccttatttaaaaaaagataaaaatccttTACCAGCCATCAGGTACCTGATAGGTGTGGTTATAAGACAAGCCAAAACCCTTCTTTGTAAGGTAAATTTGACCTTATCCAGTGAAATTCAAGTCCAAATTACTGATCTGGGCCTATTCTTCAGCATTTAATCATGACAAGAATGTAAAGTAGAGCTACAGAAGCAATGGGAAAATAGTAGAACAATATagaattttcactttttttcttctccaacaACATTGTCATGTTTCAACAATATTAGGTTGTAAATATCTAACATTTTTTGACCAGTACTATTGCAGAGAGAGAACACGCTTCCCATTCACTAACTTACAGTATTTTCAAACACAAGGATCAACTACTGCAGAGCAACTACCTTGCTGTGTTTCCCAGCACTTATCCTCATTCTAGATGccctttgttttttgcttttgttttcattttcctccttacTCTGCAGGCTGGTAAACTGGGTATTGGCTGGTTTTATTGGGATGGTTACACTGTGGGGGTATGCAATTGAAGTATCTATAAATCAACTGCTGTTACTGTGGATTACAAAGATCAGGAAAACTGGCACTGACCTGAGGTTTTGGAGATTTTAATTCTTTGCTTATCTTGTTGCCTGCGTATACCTGGGAGTGAGAAGAAAAGACTGTTACcgagaagcagaaaaagctaTAGCATACTAAAGTTCCCAAAAATTTACTCAAAGAAATTATGGGACATATTATTGTAACTACGTCAAGCTTCATTCAGAACACcagattttcttttgtagtttcTAAAAAGTAGTATATGCTTCCATGAGGTGAGCTGGGTCTAAAAGGTCTTGCTCAAGGTCACCGAGCCCACAGTTAACAAAATCAATATGAAAACCACAGTTTTCTGTTCACCCCTCCTCAACTGTCTAGATCACCACTGTTACCAAAGTCAGCCATGAGAGATTAACCATGTGAAAAAAAACTCTCTCACCAGCACATGGTTACTTTCACCTCATACCTGGTGGTGCCTTGTGTCCTTGCAGGCTCTGCAACTTTTCACCAATGCCATCAGTAGAAGGGCTGATAAGCTCCTCATGAGGTGGTTCTGAATGGAGCCCAGCCTCTCTCATCTTCAGATAGGTGAAGGGAGTTACAAAATTGTAAGCCAGGGCCATTgactttcctttctctgtcaaATATTCTCTCTCCTGATTGTCATTACTCTTTAGGCGAGAGTTAAGCAGTTCCTTGATGGTGAGGTAACTCCATGCCCTCTCAATGTAATTTTGATCACCTCTGCCATCTTCCAGACCAGGGACAGCTCTGATGTCATTCGTGCTTGGCAAGTCAATAGCCACGTCTGTTTTGAGGAGGATGTATTTCTTGGAGTTGCTGGCAGTCACCTCCACGTGGAGGCTATCTGAGGTGCGGTTGATAAGCTTGCCAGCTATTATAATTTCAGAGCCATTGAAGTAGTTGGGGAAGAAGTTCTGAGTGACTTGCTCCACATCGTCTTCAGGGTAATCAATACGGATGTCAGAGAGGAGGGGTGTTCCTATCTCATCATAGAATCTGAAATAAAGATACATTTTTCACTGCAAGTACTGCATGTGACTATATGCATACACTTTTGCACTTATACGTAGCCAAGGATACAGGCAGACTAACACATCTCCCAAGACTTTCAGGAACAGTTAGAGCTACCAGACCCCAAATTTAACCATCACTGGGCTCCCAGAAGCAGGAGAGTCTGCAACTCCAAAGGTTTTCAAAACTTGGTGGACAAGGCCTTGAGAAACCTCACCTAAACTTGAAATTGGTTCCTGAGCAGGATGCTGGATTGCATTACCTCCACAGGTGTCTTTCAGCCAAAGTTATTCTCTGCCCTTTTTTAGTTTTCAGTGTTGAGCAGACATCTAAACAGACTCACTGCAGTTTGTTCAGAAGCATCCCAGCACGATCTAGCAGTCACCTAACTTCCTCTACAATTCAAGAGCTCCATAAGGAGATAACTCTGTCCACTTACATatgcttattaaaaataattcttggTTTCTCAGGCTCACAGAAAGCACCACATTTATCTcaaaacatacacagaaaaCATGCTGTTACCTGTAGCTTTCTAGTGGTACTATGTGTGTTATTCCAGAGCCAGAAATGATAAGAAGCTGGGCCTCCAGAGCTGTAGGGTATCTGAACCCAAACTCCTGCATTACTGGAAAGAGCCCTAGTTATTACAGTTTGGGGTGATCAGTGTGGGATAAGCAGGAATActattttagaatcatagaatccttagagttggaagggactcttaaaggccatccagtccaactcctttgcaatgaacagggaaaccacagctggatcaggttgcccagggcctgatccagcctcacctcgGATGcagcatcaaccacatctctgggcaacctgttccagtgcctcaccaccctcactgtaaaagactttttccttgtatccaacctaaatctaccttcATTAAGATTGAAACCATTTATCCTTGTTCTATAACCACAGaacctgctaaagagtctgtcatCTTCTGGGGaaccaaaggaaaatatttcaaaggacTGTAGGAATCTTTACCACTAAATAAAGGAGGCCTGGATATCCATGCTACCttattgttaatatttttttggAGCAAGCAATGGCCTCCATGGAACCAGAGAGTTTAATCCTATAATGCTTTGTTAATGTGTCCTACCCCACTTCTAAGAATACTCTGTTATACAGGCCAGAAAGCTTTTACAAGGGGTCAAGACCTGGGTTTACAGTACTgtgtttttcctgcagcagtgtgctTTAGGAGGATCTTTCCAGGCTGCTCCAAGAATGCTAGATTTCCTATTTAAATGTTAGCCACCACATCCCTTGGCAAATTATTTCATCCTGATTTTGTAAACAAACAAGGAGCTGGCTTCAGCCCTCCATTAGTTTAgtttagcatttatttttcacatctgcaCATACAGATTGTTGGAAGGCTGACTTGcactttatattttattctctCTCAATAAGAAACCCGAGGCCTAAATCAGTTGACTTTCTTTTAAAGTCTCTCTGAACAATCAGCATCTTCACTGTGGAGGCCCtgacacattttaaaacatgactGAAGTAAATCTTTGAAGTAAATCTCATGTTTTAATGCTGCAAAATTGCTCCtaaagtataaaaaaaaaatggtggagTGAAGGATACAACCAGTCTAATACAGCGCAAGGAAGtatctgcatgaaaataaaagccaccAAAATAAGAGCACAAAAATCAAAAATGACATTGTTATCCACATAGATTTCCTCTCCACCAGTGATTTGAATTGGCCTCCAGTAAATAATTCTACTTTTTCTTATACATTTGGCACCAAATGGGTTTGCCATCACAGAGCTTGATAAACAGCGAGTTGTTTATCAGATGGAGGTGTTTGAACAAGTACTTGCTATGCTGGGTTTCTGCAGCCCATCAGCAGATCCTTCATTTGCCAGGGAATGCCACTTACTATCCAAAATACATGTTTGGAGAAGCAAATGACATGGGTGGAATGGCAGATGGGTCTACATTGCCTGATGTTTCAGACAAAGCCATGGTACCTTTATGCAATTCCCCACTGGGGTCTTCCCTTGGACTACAACTGATGACACAAGAGAAACATGATCTTTAGTCCTCCTACATGTTGAGGATTACAAGAAACCTGTTGGGAGTTTcagttacaaagaaaaatgagggaATGAAATGACTACATGATCACATCAAGAATGacccttctgttttttgttttgatttcaaagTAGTATATTCTGGAGTTTGGGCATGAGGTtagcttttttaaaatacaaagaaataattttctcccccaaattaGTATCTCCATTCCTAAGCCCCTCTATGCTGTTTAGGTTGACAATGTAAAGTGATGAATGCATCCTTTTCTCCCTCTATCCACCTGGGGAGAGATTACACTTGTCTTTTGTCTCTCCAGGTTTATATGTCTAAAAGAGTGTTCTAAATTAAGGGAACGTTCTATGGGGCTAGGAAGCTCCAGTACATCTCAGAGTTTCTTCTAGGAAGGAAACAATTTCTGGATAGAAAGAAACTTGCAATCTCAATTTCTAAGTATACTCCGTGTCTTTTATCCAGAGTTGAGCCTCAGAAAAATTCCTGTCTCTTGCTATGTCTCCTTAGAGGATTTCCCTCCCATGATGCCCATAGAAATTGATGCAGatatcattgaatcatagaatcgtttgagttggaagggacctttaaagactgaacaaggacacctacagctagatcagagTGTTCAGACCCTGGTGCAGcctgtcttcagggatggggcatccaccatctctcttgGCAAACTattccactgcctcaccaccctatCATacaaaaacttcttccttatatccaatctgaatctctcctcttttaatttgaaaccatttccccttgtcctgtcacagcagacaTTGCTAAAGtatctgtccctttctttcttgtagcctccctttagatactgaaagattGCCCCAGAACCCCATCttgtccaggctgaacagccccaactctaagcctgtcctcacaggggagctgttccatcccttggatcatcaTGAAGGAcagataaaacagaacaaacccTTTCAGGTGGCTGGCTGCATCTTCATCCTCCTGGAAATGCCTCACCATGCCACAGTTCTCCAGTGCCATCCTCTCCAGCAACTTGTAGTCCACGTCATTGCCAATGCCAATGGTGAAGAGGCAGAATTTATCACGGATGGCATCCTTGGTGTTGCTGAGGATTTTGGATGACTGTGTTTCCCCAGCAGTGGGCCGCCCATCCGTGaggaagatgatcagagagacGCTTCTGGCATCAATGTTGTTCTGAGCAATGTAATCGTTTAACAGCTTTGCACCCGTCTGGAGAGCACTATTAATATTAGTCCCTAGGaaggcacaaaaaaaaagatcagctCATTTCACCTTCTAAGGGCAGTGCAAATAATTTCCCTATGCTCCCTTTAGTAGAATGGGAGCATCTCTGTTCATCAGGatgctcctttttttctgcaCGGGGTTGCTCTAGCTCTTTAACTCAGCTCCGCTCTGCAAGCACCACTTTGGGTAATCTACTTATACTCATAAATTAATTTACAAATTGCAGCTTATTATGTGAAATTATTGAATCCTTGAATGTCTCAATGTACAACAATCGATCAGCCATGGTAAGCAGAGTCACAGTCCATACTGTGCCCTGCCAGTGCATACAAAAAATGGTTAAACTTAATTACGGGTCTCTCCCAGATGGTATCTGAACTAGGAAAACAAGTTTGTCTGAAGGGCACAGGACTtggagagacagagaaaaacCCTTCAGATGGGAACACAGAACAAGTGGTCAGTTCAACTCTTCAAATGTGAGCAATGTCCAtagtttaaaaagaagagaaatggcaTTGTTAGTTCAGAAGTTTCACCAAACAATTTCCTATGAAAAATGGTGCTGCTTGAGgtggagagaagagaaaataaatgagagtgTACAGGTACATTAGAAGAATAGCTGTGAAAAGAATTTGAGCCTAATgcatgttcagaaaaaaaagggaagcatTTAATTTCAACTGCATCCTCAGAGCTACAGAGGACTGCACAAATACTTTGCCATAATATTTTGTTCCTACTTCTCTGGCGTGTGAGTATGACAGCAGTGTAAGCACAGTACATGCTTTGTGTCTTTGATCTGTGAGCCAAAGTGCATTCATGTTCACAGGAAGATATTCAAGCCACAAGCatatttataaggaaaatgCAGAGTTAGCCAAAACTGAAGTACTGCTGGCCTGTAGTGGACTATCACTGCACGTTCCTGTTGAACCTCAGAGTtaatcatttccttttgcttttgttctctgttaGGTTCACGGGCAAACTCATCTGTCCCTGCACTTTGGCATTTCAGTAGTAGAAAGCTTTGTACTCTGAATTTAGTTCCACTATTGGTAATTGTTTAACTGGGCAGGTCCCTTGAGCACTTCCTAAACTCTTTCCCTCTTAATACAAACAGTGTGGCCAACCatcctgttttctgtgtttttccatcAAAGCGTTTCCTTTGCTAGGAGTGGTCACTGCTCAAGGGCAACTATAGGAAGACCCTGTTCGACCTTCAGCCAGATGTGATCTTTTGCATGAAGAACAATTTGAATAAGTCATTTTGCATCTCTTTGTCTACCTGCAGAGTCCTCCAAAGCCAGGactttctctcagagagtggtgggtaccggaatggctgcccagggaggtggtggagtcgccgtccctggcagtgttcaagggGTGTCTGGGTGAGGAGCTAAGATatatatggtttagtggtttgttgtagctactGTAATgagaggatggttggactagataatcttgtaggtcctttccaaccttgtgattccatgattccatgatggGCACAGCAGCCAAAGTATTCTTGATTATAAACCTCAATGTTTCATAGAATCTTAATgtagtttgggttggaagggaacttaaagatcatctagttccaacctccctgccatgggcaggattaCCACccaacagctcaggctgcctggggttccatccaacctggacttgagcacctccaggaatggggcacccacagcttctctcggcagcctgtgccagtgccttaccaccatctgaataaaatatttcctcctaatatctaatctaaatctctcatcttttagtttaaaaccattccctctcatcctattacTATTATACTGTATGAAAAATTTGTCTCCTTCCTGTTTGTAAGTAAGTTCCTTTCATGTACTGGAAGTCCACActgaggtctccttggagctTACTGTTCTCTAAGATGAACAAggtcagctccctcagcctttcattttttgggttggttatttatttatttatttattttaaattctgctgCCCAtaggagagaaggagaggagacCATTGATTCAAAATCATGCCCACTCTGGGGCCTCCTGTTCTTTCCTCATTCCTGACAGTAAGGTACAAACAAAAAGGGACAAAAACTTCTTGAATGTTATTAGGACTGCTCCTTATTGTTCATTAGAAGGTAGAGAGTCAAGAAGGAGAAAGTACTATGTAAGGAACCATCTCTTGCAGAAGGTAATCTGATAGCCCAGACTGGCTAGTCTTTGGGGTTCACA
The sequence above is a segment of the Excalfactoria chinensis isolate bCotChi1 chromosome 1, bCotChi1.hap2, whole genome shotgun sequence genome. Coding sequences within it:
- the ITIH5 gene encoding inter-alpha-trypsin inhibitor heavy chain H5, giving the protein MILWLWLCCCFPAAVGQPDSELMARYLEEKLMADYSVVEQVARRVPRQTRFLQRLETRPRMSEFSVKSTIISRYAFTTVSCTMVNSGSEAREAVFEMQIPAAAFISNFTMSIGNKTYYGEVTGKEKKHGTDDKTKTKKPPSPVNGRENGYETFKASVFIPRKMQANFLLHYEELLQRRLGKYEYMVSIRPQQLVGRLRVEVNILENSGIISLEVPPLRNSKHKGNGKAEGDVSPPPSTVIGQTKTLAKVTFSPNVVEQTKIARNGILGDFIVRYDVNRELSVGDIQILNGYFVHYFAPMDLPPLPKNVVFVLDSSASMVGTKLRQTKEALFTILQDLRPEDHFNIIGFSNRIKVWQQDRLVPVTPNNIRDAKKYIHNMSPTGGTNINSALQTGAKLLNDYIAQNNIDARSVSLIIFLTDGRPTAGETQSSKILSNTKDAIRDKFCLFTIGIGNDVDYKLLERMALENCGMVRHFQEDEDAASHLKGFYDEIGTPLLSDIRIDYPEDDVEQVTQNFFPNYFNGSEIIIAGKLINRTSDSLHVEVTASNSKKYILLKTDVAIDLPSTNDIRAVPGLEDGRGDQNYIERAWSYLTIKELLNSRLKSNDNQEREYLTEKGKSMALAYNFVTPFTYLKMREAGLHSEPPHEELISPSTDGIGEKLQSLQGHKAPPGIRRQQDKQRIKISKTSADGDPHFVIDFPSSKFSVCFNIDGEPGDILRLVSDHKESGVTVNGQLIGAPAPPNGHKKHRTYFNTITILSNKPERSYLEITPTRIILDDGERLILSCDRNAVVRSSSLEVSISANSNITVTIRDTISFVILIHHYKKPAPYQKDHLGFYISNSKGLSSDSHGLLGQFLSHEVKLLQESLNINQQQVGQNQTEALQPNLTNTLKVKGRLVPVVWKQRRIYNGQQQVDCWFAKNNAEKLIDGSYKDYLASHPFDTGIGPGTINSL